A part of Candidatus Electrothrix aestuarii genomic DNA contains:
- a CDS encoding DVU0772 family protein: protein MLSLAELRKNRTLVNSIDWAMTPEKAVEMFLEWGTGWVRGNDFVSSSDDESFYFVIFDWETEPPRVTLLHRTLEGAEELAKIEVPKDLFDAACEEDGRRPGGTVHRLNRSLKDWLNERIEGPPVEFFRTEQ, encoded by the coding sequence ATGTTAAGTTTAGCAGAGCTCCGAAAAAATAGAACATTGGTTAACAGCATTGATTGGGCCATGACACCAGAAAAGGCTGTGGAAATGTTCCTGGAATGGGGAACAGGCTGGGTCAGGGGAAACGATTTTGTCTCAAGCTCTGATGATGAGAGCTTTTATTTCGTCATTTTTGACTGGGAGACAGAGCCGCCACGGGTTACCCTGCTTCATCGCACCCTTGAAGGCGCAGAAGAGTTGGCAAAAATTGAAGTACCGAAAGACTTATTTGACGCTGCCTGCGAAGAAGACGGAAGACGTCCTGGTGGAACAGTCCACCGCCTGAACAGAAGCCTCAAAGACTGGTTGAACGAACGTATTGAAGGACCGCCCGTGGAATTTTTTAGGACCGAGCAGTAA
- a CDS encoding tetratricopeptide repeat protein, giving the protein MFEHIKKRIIKGLIEEIACLGATEIELVGHKYISLREGKPFIHHGINKDYMPSGYTVDTFSDDSTIVGEYSAEKGYFDYTGENNNPVYKKINKDIVHAISHKNPSGPDKIYLISNQEENPSFRAKFNATENGELYGDRLIIIDARELAKGIYEQSLNNPSSADFYKQYFPTFSQNLDNYEYFGKLPNVCEGYISEPNILNAITSHYEKRNCICVLYGVSGAGKTQAAIDFIHKNSNQYTNYIWIGGEDWKENSALSSVQRTRGGSPVNVAGLFNSEKSILVIDNCNRVFENNNFEELKSGFDRGGVVLVSSQISDPQSPLYLSIPRFSKASALKILGESGSAVSQKCSEFISKCSFSPLILSITKKLALEQGVEKEGIYDEILNDPELVGDYSGSSIIKKILNRLEKSTINALKIISNSGQNFHDAEFLRHFAGVLNCNTLQKLSILVPENTIGVLRIHDLIAIAVQDNIDCQPIASSIESYISQKNGDMTPSVLRQIHLCSDQLFQEHLRRGNREIDWIHYALLQIEGNKKIDLHNDIHILEVTTKSSLATIKCVMDAKEIHSYTIPEIESRQAYYKECVAIYTKVLQEEPTLDKRLELLHHKGKAQRRCGQYCEALSTFNDLLELKPEWHATHGQIAHLGTLRNVDSHVRKAGEKSMLILLQDIESDSFTVPLRVSLAAFARLRSYREITQDINQRNESVKKLANVIVMSALEGLDQFYEAFVSFTSMFGYKHSATCTSIAEAIPEMTAIPPNLVESKQWVSACESLTNASIAAGRENKISLSNRLIGAGLSFANEIIKRKQLSSYEARCVAKAYNIGSKPEKAIEIIQKIPEDQQNHWLLYEQAKAYLELGDDNYQSALSSAEKCFEMAQSDDKSVNRISIYHDLLSRCHEFLKDYDNAIKELKKAVENCSDEKYKAELEVRLSNLK; this is encoded by the coding sequence ATGTTCGAGCATATTAAAAAAAGAATTATAAAAGGACTAATAGAAGAGATAGCTTGTCTTGGCGCTACAGAGATTGAACTGGTTGGTCATAAATATATTTCCTTGCGCGAAGGCAAACCATTTATTCATCATGGTATAAACAAAGACTATATGCCGTCTGGTTATACTGTCGATACATTTTCTGACGATTCTACCATTGTTGGTGAATATAGTGCTGAGAAAGGATACTTTGACTATACAGGAGAAAATAATAATCCTGTTTATAAGAAAATTAACAAGGACATAGTTCATGCAATATCCCATAAAAACCCTTCTGGCCCAGACAAAATATATCTCATAAGTAATCAGGAAGAGAACCCTTCGTTTCGTGCAAAATTCAATGCAACAGAGAATGGGGAATTGTATGGTGATCGGCTAATAATTATTGATGCAAGAGAACTTGCTAAAGGGATTTATGAACAGTCATTAAATAATCCTTCTTCTGCGGATTTCTACAAACAATATTTCCCCACATTTTCACAAAACCTGGATAATTATGAATACTTTGGAAAGTTACCTAATGTTTGTGAGGGGTATATTAGTGAACCTAATATTTTAAATGCAATCACCTCGCATTACGAAAAGAGAAATTGTATTTGCGTTCTTTATGGGGTAAGTGGTGCTGGCAAGACCCAGGCGGCCATTGATTTTATACACAAAAATTCAAATCAATATACAAATTATATATGGATTGGCGGGGAGGACTGGAAGGAAAATTCAGCATTAAGCTCTGTTCAAAGAACAAGAGGAGGATCGCCTGTTAATGTCGCAGGATTATTCAACTCGGAGAAATCTATTCTTGTGATAGACAATTGCAATAGAGTGTTTGAAAATAACAATTTTGAAGAACTAAAGTCAGGATTCGATAGAGGCGGTGTAGTATTAGTTTCCTCACAGATTTCAGATCCACAAAGCCCTCTGTATCTATCTATTCCGAGGTTTTCAAAGGCAAGTGCTTTAAAGATTTTGGGCGAGTCAGGCTCCGCCGTTTCACAAAAATGCAGTGAGTTTATATCAAAATGTAGTTTCTCGCCCCTTATTCTATCCATAACAAAAAAGTTGGCGCTTGAGCAGGGCGTTGAAAAAGAAGGTATCTATGATGAAATACTAAATGATCCGGAATTAGTTGGTGATTATAGCGGCTCATCAATTATCAAAAAGATTCTCAATAGACTTGAGAAAAGCACAATTAATGCCTTGAAAATAATTTCAAACTCAGGTCAAAATTTCCATGATGCTGAATTTTTGAGGCACTTTGCTGGCGTGCTTAATTGCAATACTCTTCAAAAGCTCTCAATTCTTGTGCCGGAAAATACAATTGGCGTTCTACGTATACACGATCTTATCGCAATTGCCGTTCAAGATAATATTGATTGTCAGCCTATAGCATCCTCGATTGAAAGTTATATTTCACAAAAAAACGGTGATATGACGCCGAGCGTTCTTCGCCAAATTCATTTATGTTCAGACCAACTTTTTCAAGAGCACTTACGTCGTGGCAACAGAGAAATTGATTGGATACATTATGCCCTTCTGCAAATCGAGGGAAATAAAAAAATAGATTTACATAACGATATTCATATCTTAGAGGTCACTACAAAAAGTAGTTTGGCAACAATAAAGTGTGTGATGGATGCAAAAGAAATTCATTCTTACACAATTCCCGAGATAGAAAGTAGGCAAGCTTATTACAAAGAATGTGTTGCAATATATACAAAGGTTCTTCAAGAAGAACCCACACTGGATAAACGTTTAGAACTTCTACATCACAAAGGTAAGGCACAAAGACGTTGCGGACAATATTGCGAAGCTCTGTCAACTTTTAATGATTTGTTAGAGTTAAAACCTGAGTGGCATGCTACTCATGGACAAATTGCACATTTAGGCACTCTAAGAAACGTTGATAGTCATGTACGAAAAGCTGGTGAAAAATCAATGCTTATCCTTTTACAGGATATTGAGAGTGATTCATTTACTGTTCCCCTTCGTGTCTCGTTGGCAGCCTTTGCAAGGCTTAGATCATATCGTGAGATCACGCAAGACATTAACCAGCGGAATGAAAGTGTAAAAAAGTTAGCAAATGTCATCGTAATGTCTGCATTGGAAGGTCTTGATCAGTTCTATGAGGCGTTTGTATCTTTTACTTCTATGTTCGGATATAAACACAGCGCCACATGTACAAGTATTGCGGAAGCTATTCCTGAAATGACAGCTATACCACCAAATCTGGTAGAGTCAAAACAATGGGTAAGTGCATGTGAATCACTTACTAATGCATCAATAGCAGCGGGCCGAGAGAATAAAATAAGCCTTTCAAATCGTTTAATTGGGGCGGGGCTATCGTTTGCTAATGAAATTATAAAAAGAAAACAATTATCTTCATATGAAGCAAGATGTGTAGCCAAGGCTTATAATATTGGTAGTAAGCCAGAAAAGGCAATAGAGATAATTCAGAAAATTCCCGAAGATCAACAAAACCATTGGCTACTTTACGAGCAAGCCAAAGCATATCTTGAGCTTGGAGACGATAATTATCAGAGTGCTTTGAGTAGCGCAGAAAAGTGCTTTGAAATGGCTCAATCAGATGATAAATCGGTCAATAGAATATCGATATACCATGATCTGTTGAGCAGGTGCCATGAATTTTTAAAGGATTATGATAACGCAATAAAAGAGTTAAAAAAGGCAGTTGAGAACTGCTCTGATGAGAAGTATAAAGCCGAACTGGAAGTCAGGCTATCAAATTTGAAATAG
- a CDS encoding outer membrane lipoprotein carrier protein LolA codes for MCRILLFFCLFFISCFAVSSGLAANAPAEEKDFRIESIQADFTQEKHLKILAKPIISTGKLLFQAPGSLRWEYTSPFASILLMHEGKVKRFIKRDGIFQEETGMQLDAMQVVLTEISSWLDGRFTDNELFSVSFPDDKTVELTPKDEAFGKLIERIDLKLSEQKGLLDQVTITEGPGASTIMRFSNRVLNQAIPARSFTQR; via the coding sequence GTGTGTCGCATCCTTCTTTTTTTCTGTCTTTTCTTTATTAGCTGCTTTGCCGTTTCTTCCGGGCTTGCGGCCAACGCGCCCGCAGAAGAAAAGGACTTTCGCATCGAGTCCATCCAGGCGGATTTCACCCAGGAAAAGCACCTCAAGATCCTAGCTAAGCCCATTATCTCCACCGGTAAGCTGCTCTTTCAAGCCCCCGGTTCCCTGCGCTGGGAGTACACCAGCCCCTTTGCCTCCATCCTGCTCATGCACGAGGGCAAGGTCAAACGTTTCATCAAGCGCGACGGGATTTTCCAGGAAGAGACAGGCATGCAGCTTGATGCGATGCAGGTGGTCCTGACAGAGATCAGCAGCTGGCTTGATGGTCGTTTTACGGACAATGAACTCTTCTCGGTGTCCTTTCCTGACGACAAAACCGTTGAGCTGACCCCGAAGGACGAGGCCTTTGGTAAGCTGATCGAACGAATTGATCTTAAGCTCTCTGAGCAAAAGGGCCTGCTGGATCAAGTCACCATCACCGAGGGACCTGGGGCGAGCACGATTATGCGCTTCAGCAACAGGGTGCTGAATCAGGCGATCCCGGCCCGATCATTCACGCAACGATGA
- the fabG gene encoding 3-oxoacyl-ACP reductase FabG, whose amino-acid sequence MSNEQAKEQETAIVTGGSKGIGRAICVELARKGYYVVVNYMGDKNGAEQTLAQIEEQGGQGEICQFDIRDREKVEQVIEKIAEQRGSIDVLVNNAGIIADGLFMMMKPENWNAVLDTSLNGFYNMTRPVLEKMVRKRKGSIISISSASSLVPNRGQANYAAAKAGLNAASRTVATEVARLGIRVNVVAPGLIETDMIQEVPKDHIKSMIPMARIGKPEEVAKVVGFLCSDAASYVTGQVISVNGGMI is encoded by the coding sequence ATGAGTAACGAACAGGCAAAAGAACAGGAAACCGCCATCGTGACCGGCGGCAGCAAGGGAATCGGCAGGGCCATCTGCGTGGAACTGGCCCGGAAGGGCTACTACGTTGTTGTCAATTATATGGGCGATAAGAACGGGGCCGAGCAGACCCTGGCCCAGATTGAAGAACAGGGCGGGCAGGGAGAAATCTGCCAATTTGATATCCGGGACCGGGAAAAGGTCGAACAGGTCATTGAGAAAATCGCGGAACAACGGGGTAGCATTGATGTCCTGGTCAATAATGCGGGCATTATTGCTGACGGCCTGTTCATGATGATGAAGCCGGAGAACTGGAACGCTGTCCTTGATACCAGCCTGAACGGATTTTATAATATGACCCGTCCGGTCCTGGAAAAAATGGTGCGCAAACGCAAGGGCTCCATTATCTCCATCTCCTCAGCCAGCTCCCTGGTGCCCAACCGAGGCCAGGCCAATTATGCCGCTGCCAAGGCGGGCTTGAACGCGGCCAGCAGAACCGTGGCCACCGAGGTAGCCCGTCTGGGTATTCGGGTCAATGTGGTTGCTCCAGGCCTCATTGAAACGGATATGATCCAGGAGGTGCCTAAGGACCATATCAAATCCATGATCCCTATGGCCCGGATCGGTAAACCAGAGGAAGTCGCCAAGGTAGTCGGTTTTCTCTGCTCGGATGCAGCCTCCTATGTGACTGGCCAGGTCATCTCCGTCAACGGAGGCATGATCTAG
- a CDS encoding recombinase: protein MDDYDKYERDCKKIRKANEVLLKEFEASLKAAGLSKKTINNHLENVAFYLNDYLLYEDAIEAKDGAEDVGMFLGYWFIKKAMWASQSSIKSHATSLKKFYTFMHEKGLIEKEELTDLKQRIKEDMPEWLATLDRYDDPSVEDVW from the coding sequence ATGGACGACTACGATAAATACGAACGAGATTGTAAAAAGATACGAAAAGCTAACGAAGTTCTATTAAAGGAGTTCGAGGCATCGCTCAAAGCAGCTGGCCTCTCAAAAAAAACGATAAACAACCATCTTGAAAACGTTGCGTTCTACCTCAACGATTACCTGCTGTACGAAGATGCAATTGAAGCAAAAGATGGCGCTGAAGATGTAGGTATGTTCCTTGGCTATTGGTTCATAAAAAAGGCGATGTGGGCAAGCCAATCAAGCATCAAGAGCCATGCAACGAGCCTGAAAAAATTCTACACCTTTATGCATGAGAAAGGCTTGATAGAGAAAGAAGAACTGACAGATCTCAAGCAAAGGATCAAAGAAGACATGCCGGAATGGTTGGCAACCTTGGACCGCTATGACGATCCTTCAGTTGAAGATGTTTGGTAG